A stretch of Acropora muricata isolate sample 2 chromosome 7, ASM3666990v1, whole genome shotgun sequence DNA encodes these proteins:
- the LOC136922104 gene encoding adenylyl cyclase-associated protein 1-like yields MSGDLSALVARLEAVTTRLEAAADKTGGGASEDVGVSVEGYDKVLNDKVAEFYKLSAKIGGEVEEQVQLVKKAFDAQRQFIVIASKNQKPGLEEFKKLVKPTADAMGEAQNYREKKRSSKMFNHLSAVSEAIPALGWVTVSPTPAPYVKEMVDAAQFYMNRVLKDYKGKDDTHVEWVKCLKDALTDLQAYVKANHTTGLVWSKTGGVAKAAAAAPPQGPKPAAPPPPPIQAPAPAPVSSGTDQRGAANALFSEINKAGTNISSGLRKVRDDEKTHKNKELRKTGPVPDKPKPSLAAKPKAAAAVKKPPVFQLQGKKWVVEYQENNKDLVIAEPLQSHTVYIYSCKNSTIQVQGKINSLVVDNCKKTAVVLDGAIGTVEFINCQSAQCQINDSVPTVSIDKTDGCQVFFPKGIGATEIVTAKSSEMNIMIPKPGSQDMMEFALPEQYKSTWNGKTFVTVCSESLG; encoded by the exons TGCCGCTGATAAAACAGGCGGCGGAGCTTCGGAAG ATGTTGGAGTATCGGTTGAAGGGTACGACAAG GTGTTAAATGACAAAGTAGCTGAGTTTTACAAGCTTTCAGCCAAAATAGGGGGTGAAGTGGAAGAACAG GTTCAGCTAGTTAAGAAGGCATTTGATGCTCAGCGGCAGTTCATAGTCATTGCTTCTAAGAATCAGAAGCCAGGTTTG GAAGAATTTAAAAAGCTGGTGAAACCAACGGCTGATGCTATGGGTGAAGCTCAG aacTACCGAGAGAAGAAGCGCTCTAGCAAGATGTTTAACCACTTATCCGCTGTTAGTGAAGCCATTCCAGCTCTGGGATGGGTAACTGTG AGCCCCACTCCTGCACCTTATGTCAAAGAGATGGTAGATGCAGCCCAGTTCTACATGAACAGAGTCTTAAAAGACTACAAGGGAAA GGATGACACACATGTTGAGTGGGTGAAATGTCTTAAAGATGCCCTCACTGACCTCCAAGCCTATGTCAAGGCAAATCACACAACTGGGCTGGTTTGGAGCAAAACA GGTGGAGTGGCAAAGGCTGCAGCTGCAGCACCCCCACAGGGTCCAAAGCCAGCAGCTCCTCCCCCTCCCCCAATACAAGCACCTGCACCTGCACCAGTGAGCTCAGGAACAGACCAGAGAGGAGCTGCCAATGCCTTATTTAGTGAGATTAACAAGGCAGGAACAAATATTTCATCAG GATTAAGAAAAGTTCGAGATGATGAGAAGACCCATAAGAACAAAGAACTGAGGAAAACTGGACCAGTTCCAGACAAACCCAAACCTTCTCTAGCAGCTAAACCAAAAGCTGCTGCTGCTGTCAAGAAACCACCTGTGTTTCAACTGCAAGGCAAAAAGTGGGTTGTG GAATATCAAGAGAACAACAAGGATCTTGTAATTGCGGAGCCTCTTCAATCTCACACAGTGTACATTTATAGCTGCAAGAACAGCACTATTCAAGTTCAGGGAAAAATCAACTCCTTGGTTGTAG ATAATTGCAAGAAAACAGCAGTGGTTTTAGATGGTGCCATTGGCACTGTTGAATTCATCAATTGTCAGAGTGCACAGTGTCAG ATCAACGACAGTGTTCCAACCGTTTCCATCGACAAAACTGATGGCTGCCAAGTGTTCTTTCCCAAGGGCATTGGAGCAACTGAAATAGTGACGGCTAAATCATCTGAGATGAATATTATGATTCCCAAACCGGGATCCCAAGATATG ATGGAGTTCGCACTCCCTGAGCAGTACAAAAGCACTTGGAATGGCAAAACATTTGTAACTGTGTGCAGCGAATCACTCGGTTAA
- the LOC136922096 gene encoding protein eyes shut homolog, whose product MYVVIMYMCSTLVLGFERRIFYFMLIVLASENLSRASAQNSTVVSFPSTLCPPSYHCFNNSARTVEIALGHNGHICYAELACYGEADPLGFVTGPRQIPQTVIQGDKVIFKPESFAAKMINVTRYAYGQCVQDGQQVHNMTTFPFEVPSEFLNPPGIKYFINYNDPMLYSCRFGIRIELYVRSRKEPNCVNPSNQLGVCSGKGLCGSSTNTYFTRNYTCFCLEAYQEKYCQELDSCHQSRNPCKNGATCLDFPDGIADSFNCSCPSGYTGKYCEEKIDHCRSNPCLNGSICTNEGNSYKCLCQPDFQGINCGDAIPNLCELRPCKNGGTCVRSGERRGNYTCNCTPYFTGRNCTGNVTSSSHQFSSTLRFQSSILYSRSLVDVSSFAPKVFSTSKQMSEFSVATSNVGTMLSQIMWSSSISLTESTQITQPVLAPTSVRHWSTYQTLVQSSMPSLRVLTSSMRMIYSTSVAASQVISLFQTTTVYNNSSTSVQRSSSLVARTKLSVNYTSTSNSLSRLLTSHVTNDLSAHSIWSSSSTPLLPSSSSPSQLLLSSSSPTVFATLTVTQTSSVHPTPRTATIFASSLSTSASQDESSPSSIRLSRLTSPFYSSTRNVSRSRSTVIVSSTSMIPTLMPAIPLKNQTCRNEPCSNNGTCNPEPYIGYQFRCECFYPTVGPLCMSIKEGAQLHFPAFSRGSFLEHKTIAFNFEENTIVLKFKTNASEGLLLFAADHKKRGDFIQLRVTGGKLEYRFSPGDSSWFIQSNQVVNTGELVLATAKYVMTSNPPFGTLQVDNGVQLKREVGGKLKGIQLYGKWYIGGVPPGVNMQNETKNLAAPSPSFDGSIQDVQINGETITLAEANNWFNINEGDLPACDSKPCQNGGECIPGGNVHDYSCNCNASFTGRNCEVHIRCQSEDCNGGECIPKDSDPANFVCLCPLGKAGVQCKTSINITLPLFTITQTFPSFLRYPVPKEAVKSFHVSFQFRLANFSSSNDSLLVYSAQNKFQGSGDDFFAVGLKDNKVLLHFNLGSGAARIYSDPLNKSLDWHFVVAGRVGRDGYLYVDNQPRKEGKSPGPLIGLNLFEPLYIGGIPDIKQLPSVSEFKTGGFHGSIYDAAIRFSLNSPFIQLNASKGPQNLDSNIWYAESGRNVGDENYDECTLRIPPCANNGSCERAGATFLCSCPAHWAGLYCAQRRQPCYGYNPCVNGVCRPDGLSIKCDCPLGKTGQRCEQDITIQTPLFQDFSFMRFQSTNIRKTSQISIRFKAGRVNGILFYSGYRDQSDKGDFLSIYLHNGFIKLRYNLGSGTGEARSNSSIDLNTWYTVSVNREDKNATLTVSGDTPISVISPGTAVSLNVPSSFYLGGVPTLSAINPNAVDSFVQDFVGCIDMFMVNNILYMQASTGALEGRNIANCPASPQHAL is encoded by the exons ATGTATGTTGTAATCATGTACATGTGTTCAACTCTTGTGCTTGGCTTTGAGAGGCgcattttttatttcatgcTGATCGTGTTAGCATCGGAAAACTTGAGCCGAGCTTCAGCCCAGAATTCTACTGTCGTATCATTTCCCTCAACACTTTGTCCACCAAGTTACCACTGCTTCAACAACTCTGCACGAACTGTTGAGATAGCATTGGGTCATAATGGGCACATTTGTTATGCTGAACTGGCATGCTATGGCGAGGCAGACCCATTAGGATTTGTGACAGGACCCAGACAAATTCCTCAGACAGTAATTCAGGGAGATAAAGTAATATTTAAACCCGAATCCTTTGCTGCAAAAATGATCAATGTGACAAGATACGCTTATGGCCAATGTGTTCAGGATGGACAACAAGTTCACAATATGACGACGTTTCCTTTTGAGGTACCAAGTGAGTTTTTGAATCCTCCGGGTATAAAGTACTTTATCAATTACAATGACCCAATGCTTTACAGCTGCCGATTCGGTATAAGGATTGAGTTGTACGTAAGGAGCCGAAAAGAACCAAACTGTGTTAACCCATCGAATCAGCTCGGAGTGTGCAGCGGAAAGGGGCTTTGTGGAAGTAGCACAAATACTTACTTTACACGTAATTACACCTGCTTTTGTTTGGAGGCTTATCAAGAAAAATACTGCCAAGAACTGGATAGCTGCCATCAAAGTCGTAACCCTTGCAAGAATGGTGCAACCTGTCTAGATTTCCCTGATGGAATTGCTGATTCATTCAATTGCAGTTGCCCAAGTGGGTACACGGGCAAATACtgtgaagaaaaaattgaccaCTGCAGGTCAAATCCTTGCCTAAATGGCAGTATTTGTACAAATGAAGGTAACTCGTACAAATGTTTGTGCCAACCAGACTTTCAGGGAATTAACTGTGGAGATGCCATTCCTAACCTTTGCGAACTAAGGCCATGTAAAAATGGAGGAACCTGCGTAAGATCTGGAGAAAGAAGAGGGAATTATACCTGCAATTGCACTCCATATTTCACAGGAAGAAACTGTACTGGCAATGTGACATCTTCATCTCATCAATTTTCTTCAACATTAAGGTTTCAGTCAAGTATACTTTATTCAAGGTCCTTAGTCGATGTAAGTTCTTTTGCACCCAAAGTCTTTTCCACATCAAAACAGATGTCAGAGTTCTCTGTTGCGACATCCAATGTTGGAACTATGTTATCACAGATAATGTGGTCTTCAAGTATCTCATTGACAGAATCTACTCAAATAACACAGCCTGTATTAGCTCCTACAAGTGTGCGGCATTGGTCAACATACCAAACATTGGTACAATCCTCAATGCCAAGCCTTAGAGTATTAACATCTTCAATGAGAATGATTTATTCAACATCTGTTGCAGCCTCACAGGTGATATCTTTGTTTCAGACAACAACAGTCTATAATAATTCATCAACTTCAGTCCAAAGAAGTTCAAGTCTGGTTGCTAGGACAAAGCTGTCTGTCAATTACACCTCAACATCGAATAGCTTGTCAAGGTTATTGACTTCCCATGTCACAAATGATCTTTCAGCACACTCAATATGGTCGTCATCATCAACACCTTTGTTACCTTCATCTTCGTCACCATCACAATTATTACTGTCTTCTTCTTCACCAACTGTATTTGCCACGTTGACTGTCACACAAACTTCCTCAGTGCACCCAACCCCAAGAACAGCCACCATTTTTGCAAGCTCTTTGTCAACATCTGCATCACAAGATGAATCCTCACCTTCATCCATAAGGTTGTCAAGATTAACCAGTCCTTTTTATAGTTCAACAAGAAATGTTTCTCGGTCAAGATCAACAGTCATTGTTTCTTCAACCTCTATGATCCCAACATTGATGCCTGCAATACCCTTGAAAAACCAAACCTGTAGGAACGAGCCATGTTCAAACAATGGAACATGTAATCCAGAGCCGTACATTGGATACCAGTTCCGTTGTGAATGCTTTTACCCAACTGTTGGACCTCTCTGTATGAGCATAAAAG AGGGAGCTCAGCTCCACTTTCCAGCCTTTAGCCGTGGCTCCTTCTTGGAACACAAAACAATTGCATTCAACTTTGAAGAAAATACCATTGTGctgaaattcaaaacaaatgctAGTGAAGGTCTCCTTCTGTTTGCTGCTGATCATAAAAAGCGAGGAGATTTCATCCAGTTACGTGTTACGGGAGGAAAACTGGAGTATAGATTTAGTCCTGGAGACAGCTCTTGGTTTATACAAAGCAATCAAGTTGTGAACACTGGTGAACTAGTATTAGCGACAGCAAA GTATGTGATGACCTCTAACCCACCTTTTGGCACACTCCAAGTTGACAATGGGGTTCAACTTAAACGTGAAGTAGGAGGAAAGTTGAAGGGAATACAACTGTACGGCAAGTGGTATATAGGAGGAGTTCCGCCTGGGGTGAACATGCAAAACGAAACCAAAAACCTTGCCGCCCCATCACCATCATTTGATGGATCCATACAGGATGTACAGATTAATGGAGAGACTATCACATTAGCAG AAGCAAACAACTGGTTCAACATAAATGAAGGTGACCTACCAGCTTGTGATAGtaagccttgccaaaatggtgGAGAGTGTATTCCAGGTGGGAATGTTCATGATTACAGCTGTAATTGTAACGCAAGTTTTACAGGAAGGAACTGTGAAGTCCATATTCGCTGTCAGTCAGAAGATTGTAATGGAGGGGAGTGCATACCCAAAGATTCTGACCCTGCAAACTTTGTGTGTCTTTGTCCTCTTGGGAAAGCAGGAGTGCAGTGCAAGACAA GCATCAATATTACACTTCCATTGTTCACCATTACGCAGACCTTTCCATCATTTTTGAGATACCCAGTGCCAAAAGAAGCAGTGAAGAGCTTTCATGTGTCATTTCAATTTAGACTTGCGAACTTCTCATCTTCAAATGACAGTTTGTTAGTTTACAGTGCACAGAACAAGTTTCAAGGAAGTGGTGATGATTTCTTTGCTGTTGGACTTAAAGATAATAAGGTGTTGCTTCACTTTAATCTAGGAAGTGGGGCTGCACGAATCTACAGTGATCCACTGAACAAAAGCTTGGATTGGCATTTTGTGGTGGCAGGACGTGTTGGCCGTGATGGCTACCTTTACGTCGACAACCAGCCCAGGAAAGAAGGGAAATCTCCTGGTCCACTCATTGGACTTAATCTGTTTGAGCCTCTTTATATCGGAGGAATACCTGACATAAAGCAGCTTCCAAGTGTTTCAGAATTTAAAACTGGAGGATTTCATGGCTCCATTTACGATGCAGCCATCAGATTTTCTCTCAACTCGCCATTCATTCAACTGAATGCTTCAAAGGGCCCACAAAATCTTGACAGCAACATATGGTATGCAGAAAGTGGAAGAAATGTGGGAGATGAAAACTATGATGAGTGTACTTTACGTATCCCTCCTTGTGCCAATAATGGTAGCTGTGAAAGAGCAGGAGCAACATTCCTGTGTTCCTGTCCAGCTCACTGGGCTGGTCTTTACTGTGCACAACGCCGTCAGCCATGTTATGGGTATAACCCTTGTGTCAATGGTGTTTGTCGACCAGATGGCTTAAGTATCAAATGTGATTGTCCACTGGGGAAGACAGGACAACGGTGTGAGCAAG ACATCACAATACAAACTCCACTGTTTCAAGACTTTTCTTTCATGCGGTTTCAAAGTACAAACATCAGGAAAACATCACAGATTAGTATCAGGTTTAAAGCAGGAAGAGTCAAtggaattttgttttattctggTTATCGTGATCAAAGTGATAAAGGAGACTTCCTGTCTATTTATCTGCACAATGG atTTATTAAATTGAGGTATAATCTGGGTAGTGGCACCGGTGAAGCAAGGAGCAACTCAAGCATTGATCTCAATACGTGGTACACTGTTAGTGTCAATAGAGAAGATAAAAATGCAACCTTGACTGTCTCTGGCGACACTCCTATTAGCGTCATTTCTCCAGGAACTGCTGTCTCCTTGAATGTTCCATCTAGTTTCTATTTGGGAGGAGTTCCTACACTGAGTGCCATAAATCCAAATGCTGTAGATTCTTTTGTTCAAGACTTTGTTGGTTGTATTGACATGTTTATG